In one Mesorhizobium australicum genomic region, the following are encoded:
- a CDS encoding ABC transporter substrate-binding protein, translating to MLKTNRFAVVAALLAGSTILSAGAAFAQEISGDIVKIGIMADQSGPYADNGGPGAVEAAKMAIEDFGGEVNGKKVELVIADDQNKPDIGAAIAQKWVDQEGVDAIVGGSASSIALAIQKIMAEKKKPYMLAGTASSSLTNDACSPMGSQWVLDTYSLAKGVIKSMLAAGNDSFYFITVDYTFGKTWQADATKFIEDGGGKVMGSVLHPLNTNDFSSYLLQAQASGAKVIVLANSGADFANAVKQAQEFGIQAGGQQVVALGLQINQVHGIGLEAVKGMSMVTPGYWDLNDETRAFADKFKKRFRDRIPNETMSGTYSAITHYLKSVKEAGTDDGEKVVAKMHELPINDFQMKDVKIRADGQVMRPMYAVTIKSPDEVKQPYDYYTVTGTIPAEEVWRPASESTCPLLK from the coding sequence TCGCGCAGGAGATCTCGGGCGACATCGTCAAGATCGGCATCATGGCCGACCAGTCCGGCCCCTATGCCGACAATGGCGGCCCGGGCGCGGTCGAGGCGGCCAAGATGGCCATCGAGGACTTCGGCGGCGAGGTCAACGGCAAGAAGGTCGAGCTGGTCATCGCCGACGACCAGAACAAGCCCGACATCGGCGCGGCCATCGCGCAGAAGTGGGTGGACCAGGAAGGCGTCGACGCCATCGTCGGCGGCTCCGCCTCCTCGATCGCGCTCGCCATCCAGAAGATCATGGCCGAGAAGAAGAAGCCCTACATGCTGGCCGGCACGGCATCGTCCTCGCTGACCAACGATGCCTGCTCGCCGATGGGTTCGCAGTGGGTGCTCGACACCTACTCGCTGGCCAAGGGCGTCATCAAGTCGATGCTCGCCGCCGGCAATGACAGCTTCTACTTCATCACCGTCGACTACACCTTCGGCAAGACCTGGCAGGCAGACGCCACCAAGTTCATCGAGGACGGCGGCGGCAAGGTCATGGGCTCGGTGCTGCACCCGCTCAACACCAACGACTTCTCGTCCTATCTGCTCCAGGCGCAGGCCAGCGGCGCAAAGGTCATTGTGCTGGCCAATTCCGGCGCCGACTTTGCCAATGCCGTGAAGCAGGCGCAGGAGTTCGGCATCCAGGCTGGCGGCCAGCAGGTCGTGGCGCTCGGCCTGCAGATCAACCAGGTGCACGGCATCGGCCTCGAGGCCGTCAAGGGCATGTCGATGGTGACCCCGGGCTACTGGGACCTGAACGACGAGACCCGCGCCTTCGCCGACAAGTTCAAGAAGCGGTTCCGCGATCGCATCCCCAACGAGACCATGTCGGGCACCTACAGCGCGATCACGCACTACCTGAAGTCGGTCAAGGAAGCTGGCACTGACGACGGCGAGAAGGTCGTCGCCAAGATGCACGAACTGCCGATCAACGACTTCCAGATGAAGGACGTCAAGATCCGCGCCGACGGCCAGGTCATGCGTCCGATGTATGCGGTGACGATCAAGTCGCCGGACGAGGTCAAGCAGCCTTACGACTACTACACCGTCACCGGCACGATCCCGGCGGAAGAAGTCTGGCGGCCGGCTTCCGAGAGCACCTGCCCGCTCCTCAAATAG
- a CDS encoding SMP-30/gluconolactonase/LRE family protein gives MSRVSDQADFLGESPVWDSQRRHLYWVDGFSRLIRSHDPATGTFRSWQTPSMVGSIALGAGGTLIAGLADGMYSLDLATGAFSPLFRPDPVDPAIRFNDGKNDRQGRFLCGTMGVHADPLGKLYRLDGSGRVEVFATGIHISNALCFSPDGATMYFADSLERKIRAYDYSTDDAPSKGYRIAIDTEPYGSGPDGATVDAEGGIWVCLIQIGKIARFFPDGSLDRMIDAPTDMPSCVAFGGPDLATLFVTSIKDSGSGRAISKHPDGGILFAIDGLGVGGLPEARFGQGAVATNMEQT, from the coding sequence ATGAGCCGTGTCTCCGACCAGGCGGATTTCCTGGGTGAGAGCCCGGTCTGGGATTCGCAGCGCCGGCATCTCTACTGGGTGGATGGATTCTCGCGGCTGATCCGGTCGCACGATCCGGCCACCGGAACCTTCCGGTCCTGGCAGACGCCTTCCATGGTCGGCTCGATCGCGCTCGGTGCGGGCGGCACGCTGATCGCCGGCCTCGCCGACGGCATGTACAGTCTCGACCTCGCGACCGGCGCGTTCTCGCCGCTGTTCCGCCCGGACCCGGTCGATCCGGCAATCCGCTTCAACGACGGCAAGAACGATCGCCAGGGCCGGTTCCTGTGCGGCACCATGGGGGTCCATGCGGACCCGCTCGGCAAGCTCTATCGCCTCGACGGCTCCGGCCGTGTCGAGGTGTTCGCCACCGGCATCCATATTTCCAATGCGCTCTGCTTCAGCCCCGACGGCGCGACGATGTATTTCGCCGACAGCCTGGAGCGGAAGATCCGCGCCTACGACTATTCGACCGACGACGCCCCGTCGAAGGGCTACCGCATCGCAATCGACACGGAGCCCTATGGTTCGGGCCCCGATGGCGCGACCGTCGACGCCGAGGGCGGCATCTGGGTCTGCCTGATCCAGATCGGCAAGATCGCGCGCTTCTTCCCCGACGGCTCGCTGGACAGGATGATCGACGCCCCCACCGACATGCCGTCCTGCGTGGCCTTCGGCGGGCCGGATCTCGCCACCCTTTTCGTCACGTCCATCAAGGATTCCGGCTCCGGCCGTGCGATCTCGAAGCACCCGGACGGCGGCATTCTCTTCGCGATCGACGGCCTCGGGGTCGGTGGGCTTCCCGAGGCCCGCTTCGGCCAGGGCGCCGTCGCGACAAACATGGAACAGACCTGA